One window of the Trypanosoma brucei gambiense DAL972 chromosome 5, complete sequence genome contains the following:
- a CDS encoding calcium pump, putative, producing MLPENLPTDPAAMTPAAVAAALRVDTKVGLSSNEVEERRQAFGINELPSEPPTPFWKLVLAQFEDTLVRILLLAATVSFAMAVVENNAADFVEPFIILLILILNATVGVWQENRAEGAIEALKSFVPKTAVVLRDGDIKTVNAEELVPGDVVEVAVGNRVPADMRVVELHSTTLRADQSILNGESMEAMKQIEAVKGRQERFPACMVYSGTAIVYGKALCVVVRTGASTEIGTIERDVREQEEVKTPLQVKLDEFGVLLSKVIGYICLVVFAVNLVRWYATHKPTKNETFFTRYIQPSVHCLKVAVALAVAAIPEGLPAVVTTCLALGTRRMAQHNALVRDLPSVETLGRCTVICSDKTGTLTTNMMSVLHAFTLKGDGSIKEYELKDSRFNIVSNSVTCEGRQVSSPLEQDGALTKLANIAVLCNDASLHHNAATGQVEKIGEATEAALLVMSEKFANIKGDSAVNAFRTLCEGKWKKNATLEFTRKRKSMSVHVTSTVTGSPASSTNNLFVKGAPEEVLRRSTHVMQDNGAVVQLNATHRKRIIEQLDKISGGANALRCIGFAFKPTKAVQQLRLNDPATFEDVESDLTFVGACGMLDPPREEVRDAIVKCRTAGIRVVVITGDRKETAEAICCKLGLLSSTADTTGLSYTGEELDAMTPAQKREAVLTAVLFSRTDPSHKMQLVQLLKDERLICAMTGDGVNDAPALKKADIGIAMGSGTEVAKSASKMVLADDNFATVVKAVQEGRAIYNNTKQFIRYLISSNIGEVVCILVTGLFGLPEALSPVQLLWVNLVTDGLPATALGFNAPDRDIMEQRPRRMEEPIVNGWLFMRYMVIGVYVGLATVGGFLWWFLRHGFSWHDLTTYTACSDMTNGTCLLLANPQTARAIALSILVVVEMLNALNALSENASLIVSRPSSNVWLLFAIFSSLSLHLIIMYVPFFAKLFNIVPLGVDPHVVQQAQPWSILTPTNFDDWKAVIVFSVPVIFLDELLKFITRRMEKAQEKKKD from the coding sequence ATGCTACCCGAGAACCTTCCGACTGACCCCGCGGCGATGACACCTGCGGCGGTGGCGGCTGCGTTGCGTGTAGATACGAAGGTTGGACTGAGTTCCAACGAGGTGGAGGAACGTCGCCAAGCGTTTGGAATAAACGAACTGCCAAGTGAACCACCAACACCATTTTGGAAGCTAGTGCTGGCCCAGTTTGAAGATACGCTCGTCCGTATTCTTCTGTTGGCCGCGACAGTAAGTTTTGCCATGGCCGTTGTGGAGAATAACGCCGCAGACTTTGTAGAGCCGTTCATCATTTTACTCATTCTCATTCTCAATGCTACCGTTGGGGTTTGGCAGGAGAACCGTGCGGAGGGGGCTATTGAAGCGCTCAAATCATTTGTGCCTAAAACCGCCGTTGTTCTTCGTGATGGAGACATCAAAACCGTTAATGCGGAGGAGTTGGTTCCAGGCGATGTCGTTGAGGTTGCTGTTGGCAATCGAGTCCCTGCAGATATGCGTGTTGTGGAGTTACATAGCACGACACTCCGCGCTGATCAATCTATTCTTAATGGTGAGTCCATGGAGGCGATGAAACAAATCGAAGCAGTGAAAGGACGACAGGAGCGGTTTCCAGCTTGTATGGTTTACAGCGGTACTGCTATCGTTTACGGCAAAGCGCTATGTGTAGTCGTTCGCACTGGTGCCTCGACAGAGATCGGAACGATTGAGCGCGACGTGCGTGAGCAGGAGGAAGTAAAGACACCACTCCAGGTTAAACTGGATGAGTTTGGTGTGCTCTTGTCGAAGGTCATTGGGTATATTTGTCTTGTTGTGTTCGCCGTTAACCTGGTGCGCTGGTACGCAACCCATAAACCCACAAAGAATGAGACGTTTTTCACGCGGTACATTCAGCCTAGTGTGCACTGCCTCAAAGTTGCCGTTGCACTTGCGGTTGCGGCTATTCCCGAGGGTCTTCCCGCGGTTGTGACAACTTGCTTGGCACTGGGGACTCGACGGATGGCGCAGCACAATGCCTTGGTACGGGATCTTCCAAGCGTAGAGACACTGGGTCGCTGCACTGTCATTTGCTCGGATAAAACGGGAACACTTACAACGAACATGATGTCTGTTTTGCATGCCTTTACTCTTAAGGGGGACGGGAGCATCAAGGAATATGAGTTGAAAGACTCCAGGTTTAACATTGTGTCAAACTCTGTGACATGCGAAGGAAGACAAGTGAGTTCACCGCTGGAGCAAGATGGTGCCCTCACCAAGCTTGCGAACATCGCTGTGCTTTGCAACGATGCATCCCTGCACCACAACGCAGCCACAGGTCAGGTTGAGAAGATTGGCGAAGCGACTGAGGCAGCCCTTTTGGTAATGAGTGAGAAATTCGCAAATATAAAAGGTGACTCTGCGGTAAACGCCTTCCGTACACTTTGCgaggggaaatggaaaaagaatgcCACATTGGAGTTCACGCGCAAGCGTAAGTCGATGAGTGTGCACGTCACAAGCACAGTAACGGGATCACCGGCCTCAAGCACAAACAATCTTTTTGTGAAGGGAGCACCGGAAGAGGTCTTGCGTCGTTCCACACACGTCATGCAGGACAATGGTGCCGTTGTACAACTCAATGCCACACACCGGAAGCGCATTATAGAACAATTGGACAAAATATCAGGTGGTGCCAACGCTCTTCGTTGCATTGGATTTGCCTTTAAACCGACAAAGGCAGTTCAGCAGCTGCGCCTGAACGATCCTGCAACTTTCGAGGATGTCGAATCTGACCTTACATTTGTTGGTGCATGCGGTATGCTTGACCCGCCACGTGAGGAAGTGCGCGATGCTATCGTGAAGTGCCGCACCGCGGGCATCCGTGTTGTCGTCATCACTGGAGACCGCAAGGAGACGGCGGAAGCGATTTGCTGCAAACTGGGACTATTGTCTTCTACAGCGGACACCACTGGGCTGAGTTATACGGGAGAAGAGCTCGATGCAATGACACCGGCGCAGAAACGTGAAGCAGTATTGACAGCCGTACTTTTCAGTCGCACGGATCCATCCCACAAGATGCAGCTTGTGCAACTACTGAAGGATGAGCGACTCATTTGCGCTATGACAGGTGATGGTGTAAATGACGCTCCGGCACTCAAAAAGGCAGATATTGGTATTGCCATGGGAAGTGGAACCGAGGTGGCGAAATCAGCGAGTAAAATGGTCCTTGCGGACGACAACTTTGCCACCGTTGTCAAAGCGGTGCAAGAAGGACGAGCCATctacaacaacacaaaacagtTCATCCGGTACCTTATCAGCAGTAACATTGGTGAGGTTGTGTGCATCCTTGTAACAGGCCTCTTCGGTTTACCTGAGGCGCTCTCACCAGTGCAACTCCTGTGGGTAAATCTCGTTACAGATGGTCTTCCCGCAACTGCCCTTGGCTTCAATGCTCCAGACCGCGACATCATGGAGCAGAGGCCGCGCCGCATGGAAGAGCCGATTGTGAACGGCTGGTTGTTTATGCGCTACATGGTTATTGGTGTATACGTTGGACTGGCTACAGTCGGTGGGTTCCTTTGGTGGTTCCTGCGACATGGCTTCAGCTGGCATGACTTAACCACGTACACGGCATGCAGTGACATGACGAACGGCACTTGCTTGCTTCTTGCTAACCCGCAGACGGCGAGAGCCATCGCCCTCTCCATTCTCGTCGTGGTTGAGATGTTGAACGCACTGAATGCACTGAGCGAAAATGCCTCGCTCATCGTGTCCCGACCAAGCAGCAATGTGTGGCTTCTTTTCGCTATTTTTTCATCTCTTTCTCTGCACCTAATCATAATGTACGTGCCGTTCTTTGCCAAGCTGTTCAACATTGTGCCACTCGGAGTAGATCCGCATGTTGTGCAACAGGCACAGCCGTGGAGTATTCTCACCCCAACAAACTTTGATGACTGGAAGGCGGTGATTGTGTTTAGCGTACCAGTCATCTTTCTTGATGAATTGCTGAAGTTTATTACGCGGCGTATGGAGAAGGcccaggaaaagaagaaggactaG
- a CDS encoding ubiquitin-activating enzyme e1, putative, with product MHVNVGHIVFPVPILSPEAQTVSVKRVKREGAQGVAADDVRFVRESVVAAVRVALREAVDGTWVDDVFIDVHVHEGGKGVSFSFVKGFLSLSLSTPAGTEVCIPAGLTFDEIQNATGFPSFTQVRLHFSDEVGGMELPVYWEKRVVCAATPTALVAVEGRIKTPGTNIQYAADKDIVLLDSRVLVVGAGGIGCELLKVLVLYGFSDIDVFDLDTVDATNLNRQFLFNRDDVGQSKSATARQAIMNWFIPANPRRPPNIRAHHANIKDEAYGKAFFAQFAVVLNALDNVSARQCVNRMCKQAGVPLVESGTMGYNGQVQPIVYGRYECYDCHPKASGKQTLAVCTVHARPTTMVHCVHYAKELYERLFGDGQQDAGDELTFVDDLLNQEKERQGINTENGKLNLHNLAVSLGCCLFVSKIEELLSIKSAWPTQPPSPLEPTAIHGAAEQLKAACDNPQGVVPRVTRDCLMSLNETALLFVDAFVRCASRGQRVAFRKEDDDAVDFVAGVSNLRALIFHISPQQSVEEIRSIAGAIVPAIATTNAVIAAGVVQQAVRVLFVSRGGNQPPEPKMIYVRKVPQVRRRRLSANPSAVLGGNGKLGLVRWVSDMYLVHSAPPNPASDKCLVCRDRHPTVDVYLNAKQVTFELFVHRVLQQHLNMHEPTIFHGASILYEKGDYEALNSTPLLSQMKDDHRPLDLLVDDLDHDVEWRVVVHHCEELKEQVPQSGVVVEGLEEALKFESSLLAMPISTADPAAIDAGDAVGEANVPAGGCTLSKAAVPVLIDSGDEDSDEVVEID from the coding sequence ATGCACGTTAATGTCGGACATATTGTCTTTCCCGTCCCGATACTATCGCCGGAAGCACAGACTGTTTCTGTGAAGCGTGTGAAACGTGAGGGCGCGCAGGGCGTTGCTGCTGACGATGTTCGTTTTGTTCGGGAATCAGTTGTTGCAGCAGTCCGCGTTGCGTTGCGGGAAGCTGTTGACGGTACTTGGGTGGACGATGTATTCATTGACGTACATGTGCATGAGGGTGGTAAGGGtgtctcattttcatttgttaAGGGATTCCTATCTCTGTCACTTTCCACTCCCGCCGGTACGGAAGTTTGTATTCCTGCCGGACTGACTTTTGACGAAATTCAGAACGCTACAGGGTTTCCAAGTTTCACGCAGGTGAGACTTCACTTCTCTGATGAAGTAGGTGGCATGGAGTTGCCGGTGTACTGGGAAAAGAGAGTAGTGTGTGCGGCGACACCAACTGCACTAGTAGCTGTTGAAGGACGGATAAAGACTCCTGGCACGAATATACAATACGCTGCAGATAAAGACATAGTGTTATTGGATAGCCGCGTCCTCGTTGTCGGCGCTGGAGGCATCGGGTGCGAACTGCTCAAAGTTCTCGTGCTTTACGGGTTTAGCGACATCGACGTGTTCGACTTAGACACTGTTGACGCAACAAACCTCAACCGGCAATTCCTTTTTAATAGGGATGACGTTGGTCAGTCCAAGAGTGCCACTGCACGTCAGGCCATCATGAACTGGTTCATCCCTGCAAACCCACGGCGACCTCCCAACATTCGCGCTCACCATGCCAACATCAAGGATGAAGCCTATGGTAAAGCGTTCTTTGCTCAATTCGCGGTTGTGCTGAATGCCCTTGACAACGTTAGTGCTCGTCAGTGTGTCAATCGCATGTGCAAGCAAGCAGGCGTGCCGCTCGTTGAGAGTGGGACGATGGGATACAATGGTCAGGTTCAACCCATTGTATATGGTCGCTATGAATGCTATGATTGTCATCCAAAGGCTtcaggaaaacaaacactaGCCGTCTGTACAGTTCACGCTCGACCCACAACTATGGTTCATTGCGTTCACTACGCAAAGGAGCTGTACGAGCGTCTCTTCGGCGATGGACAACAAGATGCCGGGGATGAACTAACCTTCGTCGATGATCTCCTAAACCAGGAAAAAGAGCGGCAGGGGATCAACACAGAAAATGGTAAACTAAATTTGCACAACTTAGCGGTTTCGCTAgggtgttgtttgtttgtttcgaaGATTGAGGAACTCCTTTCCATTAAGTCTGCTTGGCCAACGCAACCACCGTCCCCCCTTGAACCCACAGCTATTCACGGAGCAGCGGAACAACTTAAAGCGGCGTGTGATAATCCCCAGGGCGTAGTCCCGCGAGTGACTCGGGATTGTTTAATGTCGTTGAATGAAACAGCTTTACTTTTTGTCGATGCTTTTGTTCGCTGTGCTTCGCGTGGCCAACGAGTTGCCTTTCGtaaggaagatgatgatgcgGTTGATTTTGTGGCGGGTGTGTCGAATTTACGTGCTCTAATATTCCATATATCACCTCAGCAGTCGGTCGAGGAAATCCGTAGCATTGCCGGGGCAATTGTGCCCGCTATCGCAACGACAAATGCTGTTATAGCTGCTGGTGTTGTGCAGCAGGCTGTGCGTGTACTGTTCGTGTCTCGTGGGGGAAATCAACCGCCTGAACCGAAGATGATTTACGTTAGAAAAGTACCTCAAGTGCGCCGCCGTCGCCTTTCAGCCAATCCTTCCGCCGTTTTAGGGGGAAATGGCAAACTGGGGTTGGTACGGTGGGTTTCAGACATGTACCTTGTTCACAGTGCGCCCCCTAATCCGGCCAGTGATAAGTGTCTCGTGTGCCGCGATCGTCACCCAACTGTCGACGTGTATTTGAATGCTAAGCAGGTAACGTTCGAATTGTTTGTTCATCGCGTACTTCAGCAACACTTGAATATGCACGAGCCGACAATTTTTCATGGTGCAAGCATTTTGTACGAGAAAGGGGACTATGAAGCCCTAAATTCTACTCCTTTGCTATCACAAATGAAGGATGATCACAGGCCGTTAGATCTTCTTGTTGACGATCTCGACCACGACGTAGAGTGGCGAGTGGTAGTTCATCATTGCGAAGAACTCAAAGAGCAGGTACCACAGTCGGGTGTAGTGGTGGAAGGCCTTGAGGAGGCCTTAAAGTTCGAGAGTTCGCTTCTCGCGATGCCAATTAGTACTGCCGATCCCGCAGCTATCGATGCTGGGGATGCTGTCGGTGAGGCCAATGTGCCGGCGGGTGGCTGTACCCTTTCCAAAGCCGCTGTTCCTGTGCTTATCGACTCCGGGGACGAAGATAGTGACGAGGTTGTAGAAATTGATTAG